The Eleginops maclovinus isolate JMC-PN-2008 ecotype Puerto Natales chromosome 3, JC_Emac_rtc_rv5, whole genome shotgun sequence genome includes a region encoding these proteins:
- the trak1a gene encoding trafficking kinesin-binding protein 1 isoform X4, giving the protein MTKTYSDIDAVTRLLEEKERDLELAARIGQSLLKKNKTLSERNELLEEQVEHIREEVSQLRHDLSMKDELLQFYTSAAEESEGESTTSTPVRPSENNVSTPIFFPLDSLQKKLKDLEEENKSLRSEASHLETETISYEEKELQLVNDCVKELRDANVQISSLADDLARKTEDASRQQEEITHLLSQIVDLQRKAKMYAVENEELTQHLGAAKDAQRQLTAELLELQDKYAECMEMLHEAQEELKNLRNKTLPLSTTRRFHSLGLFPMDSLAAEIEGTMRKELQNDDPDVEEQRMQPKRVFQTVKNLNLMRQQRSSLASSLNIPGSNRTSCLTSGRSSRVGTPPCNSLYGNDTGSGIILDNRTGSIMEGPDDGSEDSNKRPPGTPGTPGGRDLEAALRRLSLRRDNYLSEKRFFEDERERKLAYLAKDEEKGGEGSSGGPGTPTDSLLSMCSHPSFGSVWSGYSFTARSYLPDKLQIVKPLEGSATLHAWQQLAQPHMGALLDHRPGVVTKGFRTLEQDEQEEGWQLDQPEEDEVSCDSFSVLSGESSAPMDMLRCTSSPPVCCNKTEDNDENSQSETLRGDMCRTREAIHIKDGHVADTPLPFSCSSSSPLPSSSEMNGHVDLKELQAQQAAPVDRLPVNFPGKCISHTSSTYTYTTCRILHPSDQLTSVSQSSALSSCQSSAYISTPTTTTSSTPHTPSYTPCCTPRRLSLSLSLAESSTNLRDSTKTTSTSLGLVHLLLEHGISASVYDPCSWDRGLDTSGASTPVRGAQTRSIADSPEPERRRVLKRPDSLLLQPSTPPNSPRSKSASSTNTRPIFQFSPSTEDPPFFDTFLASKPARTILREVLGEAERERAGDTDDESQSEKLNLRLVDKLKRFRTLPHHAASASSGSTLLAPFGPTGLGNSALGGGGLPGLNAGLRRNRSYPAMVGASMAMKDPGGPPNAEIVLPHKMQTPHTLSTQETNYTQAKHTPQTLQEVETVTMQTLKQRHARPNDGLWQLIGNDQPGDDYSGT; this is encoded by the exons ATGACGAAGACCTACAGTGACATTGATGCTGTCACTCGACTGCTGGAAGAG AAAGAACGCGACTTGGAGTTAGCGGCTCGCATCGGACAGTCGctgctgaagaaaaacaaaaccctcAGTGAGAGGaatgagctgctggaggagcaaGTAGAGCACATACGAGAGGAG GTGTCTCAGCTGCGTCACGACCTGTCCATGAAAGATGAGCTGTTACAGTTCTACACCAGCGCAGCCGAGGAAAGTGAGGGGGAGTCAACCACCTCCACACC tgtgcGTCCCAGTGAAAACAATGTGTCAACTccaatttttttccccctggaCTCCTTGCAGAAGAAACTTAAAGATttggaggaggaaaacaaatcattgcGATCTGAG gCAAGTCATTTGGAGACAGAAACAATCTCTTATGAGGAGAAAGAGCTGCAGCTTGTCAATGACTGTGTCAAAGAACTAC GTGATGCCAACGTGCAGATTTCCTCTCTGGCTGATGATCTGGCCAGAAAGACAGAGGACGCCTCCAGACAGCAGGAGGAGATCACACACCTCCTCTCTCAGATAGTAGACCTCCAGAGGAAGGCCAAGATg TATGCAGTGGAGAACGAGGAGCTGACTCAGCACTTAGGTGCAGCCAAAGATGCCCAGCGACAACTCACTGCTGAG CTGCTAGAGTTACAGGATAAGTATGCAGAGTGCATGGAGATGCTTCACGAGGCtcaggaggagctgaagaacCTGAGAAATAAAACTCTACCGCTCAGCACAACGAGGCGTTTCCATTCTCTGGGTCTGTTCCCCATG GACTCTCTTGCAGCAGAAATAGAGGGCACCATGAGGAAGGAGCTCCAGAATGATGATCCGGATGTAGAAGAGCAGAG AATGCAACCAAAGCGAGTGTTCCAGACGGTGAAGAATCTGAACCTGATGCGTCAGCAGCGTTCATCCCTTGCCTCCTCCCTCAACATTCCCGGCTCCAATCGGACCTCATGCCTTACCTCAGGGCGCTCAAGCAGGGTGGGCACCCCTCCCTGCAACTCCTTATATGGTAACGACACCGGGAGTGGGATCATCCTGGACAACAGGACAGGCAGCATCATGGAGGGTCCGGATGACGG GTCTGAGGACTCTAACAAGCGCCCCCCTGGAACCCCAGGGACGCCGGGCGGCAGGGACCTGGAGGCAGCCCTGCGACGTCTGTCCCTCCGCCGCGACAACTACCTCTCAGAGAAACGCTTCTTTGaggatgagagggagagaaagctgGCCTACCTGGCCAAAGATGAAGAAAAGGGGGGCGAGGGGAGCAGCGGGGGCCCGGGAACGCCCACAGACAGCCTGCTGTCGATGTGCTCACATCCCTCCTTCGGAAGCGTCTGGTCAGGGTACTCTTTCACAGCCAGGTCCTACCTGCCGGATAAGCTGCAGATTGTAAAGCCGCTAGAAG GCTCTGCGACTCTCCATGCCTGGCAGCAGTTGGCTCAACCCCACATGGGCGCTTTGCTGGATCATCGGCCCGGTGTGGTCACAAAGGGCTTCCGCACTTTAGAGCAGGATGAACAGGAAGAGGGCTGGCAGCTGGACCAACCAGAGGAGGACGAAGTGTCATGTGACTCCTTCTCTGTCTTGTCTGGCGAGAGTTCGGCTCCCATGGACATGCTGCGCTGTACCTCTTCTCCCCCCGTCTGCTGTAACAAAACTGAAGACAATGATGAGAATAGCCAATCAGAAACATTGCGGGGAGACATGTGCAGGACTCGAGAAGCCATTCACATAAAAGATGGACATGTTGCAGACACGCCCCTtcccttctcctgctcctcttcttcccctctcccctcttcttCAGAGATGAATGGGCATGTGGATCTTAAGGAGCTCCAGGCCCAACAGGCCGCCCCAGTTGACCGTCTGCCTG TAAACTTCCCAGGGAAGTGTATCTCCCATACTAGCTCTACATACACCTACACCACCTGCAGGATTCTCCACCCCTCTGATCAGCTGACCTCTGTATCCCAAAG CTCAGCTCTGTCTTCCTGTCAGAGCAGTGCTTATATCAGCACCcctaccaccaccacctcctctacACCACATACACCTTCCTACACCCCCTGCTGCACCCCACGCCGCCTCTCCCTATCCCTCTCACTAGCCGAGTCTTCCACCAACCTCCGAGACTCCACCAAGACCACCAGCACGTCCCTGGGCCTGGTGCACCTCCTGCTGGAGCATGGGATCTCCGCCTCAGTGTACGACCCGTGCAGCTGGGACCGGGGTTTGGACACCAGCGGCGCTTCGACACCGGTGAGAGGAGCACAAACACGGAGTATCGCCGATTCTCCCGAGCCGGAACGCAGGCGAGTGTTGAAACGCCCGGactccctcctcctgcagccctcCACCCCGCCCAACTCCCCTCGCTCCAAATCTGCCTCTTCTACCAACACCCGGCCAATTTTTCAGTTCAGCCCTTCCACTGAGGACCCGCCGTTTTTCGACACCTTCCTCGCTTCAAAGCCAGCTCGCACCATTCTGAGGGAGGTACTGGGGGAGGCGGAGAGGGAGCGAGCAGGGGACACAGATGATGAGAGCCAATCGGAGAAGCTGAACCTGCGACTTGTGGACAAACTGAAACGCTTCCGCACGCTCCCCCATcatgctgcttctgcttcaTCTGGGAGTACTTTGCTAGCCCCCTTTGGTCCAACTGGACTGGGGAACAGTGCACTGGGCGGGGGGGGGCTTCCAGGACTGAACGCTGGGCTGAGGAGGAATCGAAGCTATCCGGCCATGGTGGGGGCCAGTATGGCGATGAAGGACCCAGGAGGCCCCCCGAACGCAGAAATAGTCCTACCACATAAGATGCaaaccccacacacactgtccacaCAGGAAACCAATTACACACaggcaaaacacacaccacagactCTACAGGAAGTGGAAACAGTCACAATGCAgactttaaagcagagacacgCCCGGCCCAACGACGGGCTGTGGCAGTTAATAGGGAACGACCAACCCGGTGACGATTACAGTGGGACATAA
- the trak1a gene encoding trafficking kinesin-binding protein 1 isoform X5 — translation MNVCNSTDLPELEIISLLEEQLPVYKLRADTVFGYEQDDWLHTPLVESNSALELTTEQIEETLKYFLLCADRVGQMTKTYSDIDAVTRLLEEKERDLELAARIGQSLLKKNKTLSERNELLEEQVEHIREEVSQLRHDLSMKDELLQFYTSAAEESEGESTTSTPVRPSENNVSTPIFFPLDSLQKKLKDLEEENKSLRSEASHLETETISYEEKELQLVNDCVKELRDANVQISSLADDLARKTEDASRQQEEITHLLSQIVDLQRKAKMYAVENEELTQHLGAAKDAQRQLTAELLELQDKYAECMEMLHEAQEELKNLRNKTLPLSTTRRFHSLGLFPMDSLAAEIEGTMRKELQNDDPDVEEQRMQPKRVFQTVKNLNLMRQQRSSLASSLNIPGSNRTSCLTSGRSSRVGTPPCNSLYGNDTGSGIILDNRTGSIMEGPDDGSEDSNKRPPGTPGTPGGRDLEAALRRLSLRRDNYLSEKRFFEDERERKLAYLAKDEEKGGEGSSGGPGTPTDSLLSMCSHPSFGSVWSGYSFTARSYLPDKLQIVKPLEGSATLHAWQQLAQPHMGALLDHRPGVVTKGFRTLEQDEQEEGWQLDQPEEDEVSCDSFSVLSGESSAPMDMLRCTSSPPVCCNKTEDNDENSQSETLRGDMCRTREAIHIKDGHVADTPLPFSCSSSSPLPSSSEMNGHVDLKELQAQQAAPVDRLPVNFPGKCISHTSSTYTYTTCRILHPSDQLTSVSQRSCDEEDEVELYDVVVMPGVEQTH, via the exons TGCTGTGTGCTGACAGAGTGGGCCAGATGACGAAGACCTACAGTGACATTGATGCTGTCACTCGACTGCTGGAAGAG AAAGAACGCGACTTGGAGTTAGCGGCTCGCATCGGACAGTCGctgctgaagaaaaacaaaaccctcAGTGAGAGGaatgagctgctggaggagcaaGTAGAGCACATACGAGAGGAG GTGTCTCAGCTGCGTCACGACCTGTCCATGAAAGATGAGCTGTTACAGTTCTACACCAGCGCAGCCGAGGAAAGTGAGGGGGAGTCAACCACCTCCACACC tgtgcGTCCCAGTGAAAACAATGTGTCAACTccaatttttttccccctggaCTCCTTGCAGAAGAAACTTAAAGATttggaggaggaaaacaaatcattgcGATCTGAG gCAAGTCATTTGGAGACAGAAACAATCTCTTATGAGGAGAAAGAGCTGCAGCTTGTCAATGACTGTGTCAAAGAACTAC GTGATGCCAACGTGCAGATTTCCTCTCTGGCTGATGATCTGGCCAGAAAGACAGAGGACGCCTCCAGACAGCAGGAGGAGATCACACACCTCCTCTCTCAGATAGTAGACCTCCAGAGGAAGGCCAAGATg TATGCAGTGGAGAACGAGGAGCTGACTCAGCACTTAGGTGCAGCCAAAGATGCCCAGCGACAACTCACTGCTGAG CTGCTAGAGTTACAGGATAAGTATGCAGAGTGCATGGAGATGCTTCACGAGGCtcaggaggagctgaagaacCTGAGAAATAAAACTCTACCGCTCAGCACAACGAGGCGTTTCCATTCTCTGGGTCTGTTCCCCATG GACTCTCTTGCAGCAGAAATAGAGGGCACCATGAGGAAGGAGCTCCAGAATGATGATCCGGATGTAGAAGAGCAGAG AATGCAACCAAAGCGAGTGTTCCAGACGGTGAAGAATCTGAACCTGATGCGTCAGCAGCGTTCATCCCTTGCCTCCTCCCTCAACATTCCCGGCTCCAATCGGACCTCATGCCTTACCTCAGGGCGCTCAAGCAGGGTGGGCACCCCTCCCTGCAACTCCTTATATGGTAACGACACCGGGAGTGGGATCATCCTGGACAACAGGACAGGCAGCATCATGGAGGGTCCGGATGACGG GTCTGAGGACTCTAACAAGCGCCCCCCTGGAACCCCAGGGACGCCGGGCGGCAGGGACCTGGAGGCAGCCCTGCGACGTCTGTCCCTCCGCCGCGACAACTACCTCTCAGAGAAACGCTTCTTTGaggatgagagggagagaaagctgGCCTACCTGGCCAAAGATGAAGAAAAGGGGGGCGAGGGGAGCAGCGGGGGCCCGGGAACGCCCACAGACAGCCTGCTGTCGATGTGCTCACATCCCTCCTTCGGAAGCGTCTGGTCAGGGTACTCTTTCACAGCCAGGTCCTACCTGCCGGATAAGCTGCAGATTGTAAAGCCGCTAGAAG GCTCTGCGACTCTCCATGCCTGGCAGCAGTTGGCTCAACCCCACATGGGCGCTTTGCTGGATCATCGGCCCGGTGTGGTCACAAAGGGCTTCCGCACTTTAGAGCAGGATGAACAGGAAGAGGGCTGGCAGCTGGACCAACCAGAGGAGGACGAAGTGTCATGTGACTCCTTCTCTGTCTTGTCTGGCGAGAGTTCGGCTCCCATGGACATGCTGCGCTGTACCTCTTCTCCCCCCGTCTGCTGTAACAAAACTGAAGACAATGATGAGAATAGCCAATCAGAAACATTGCGGGGAGACATGTGCAGGACTCGAGAAGCCATTCACATAAAAGATGGACATGTTGCAGACACGCCCCTtcccttctcctgctcctcttcttcccctctcccctcttcttCAGAGATGAATGGGCATGTGGATCTTAAGGAGCTCCAGGCCCAACAGGCCGCCCCAGTTGACCGTCTGCCTG TAAACTTCCCAGGGAAGTGTATCTCCCATACTAGCTCTACATACACCTACACCACCTGCAGGATTCTCCACCCCTCTGATCAGCTGACCTCTGTATCCCAAAG GTCATgtgatgaggaagatgaagtGGAGTTGTATGATGTGGTTGTCATGCCCGGCGTAGAGCAGACCCATTGA